Genomic window (Sediminispirochaeta smaragdinae DSM 11293):
TCATATAAAATGACAATTTCTTGGCAGTCATCTCCCCGGCAGGGAAATCACCTACTTTGTTGCCATCCCGAAAAACGGTAATGATATCGGATACCTGCAGAATTTCGTCCAGTTTGTGGCTGATAAAGACAATGGAAAGCCCCGAGCGTTTCAGATCAACGACAATATCCAGGAGACGGTCGACCTCCTGTCGTGTCAAAGCGGTTGTCGGTTCATCCATAAAGAGGATTTTTGCATCCATGGCCAAGGCACGACAAATAGCGGCAATCTGCCTGTTTCCCATGGAAGATTCCCGAACCGTCGCATGCAAATCCAGGTCGACACCAATCTTGGAAATTTGCTTTTCCGCTATCGCCATGATATGACTTTTCCGCACAAATTTTTCATCACGGTGTATTTTGCTTATTGCAATATTCTCAGCAAGCGACATGTGCTCAAACAACGACAAATCCTGATAGATCACATGAACACCTTGGCTCATGGCTATGCCGGGATTGAGCTTCTCATATGTTGTTCCATGCAGAGAAATTGTTCCGTTAGTCGGCGTATATACTCCGGAAGCGATCTTTACCAATGTGGATTTTCCCGAACCGTTCTCCCCCGCAAGACAATGGACGCTTCCCCTATCCAAACGAAAATCAATATTTTTCAGAGCATGAACACCGGTAAAATACTTGTTTATCTTTTTGAATTCCAGCAAAGGCTCTTCATTCATAACATTCCGACCTTTCTCATACGAAAAGGCCAGTTGCAGAGCCCAAGGTATTGCAACTGGCCTCGACAGCAATGATTAGAAATTATAGTTGTCGACATTCTCGGGGGTAAATTCCAATGGAGCAAATCCATAGGCAATATTTCCTTCCCGAGTCACATTCTCATAGCCGGTAGCATGTAAATCGGTACCGGTCCCGATTGTCTCCTGATTAATGAGCATGAGAGCCGCAGCTGCCGTTGCATATCCGGCATCGGCAGGGCGCCAGGCAAATCCCGTACTCATACTACCATCTTTTATATAATTTGAAGACATGGATGGGACGGCAAGGGATACGACCTTAAGATCGGTTCGGCCCTTGTCTTTCAGCGCCTGCGAAATACCAACACCATGGGCGGAACAATCGAAGAAGCCTTTGATGTTCGGATATGCCTTCAGGATTTCAACGGTTTTGCTATAGGCCGTATCGATGCTGTTGCTATCCTCATAGGGTTCCTTGGAGATATTCTGCATGCCAGGGTAGTCACTTGCAATTTTCTGCGTTGCCGCAGCGTACCATTCCATATGGGTGGTCATCGTCAATCCACCGACAAAGCCGGCATACTGACCCTTGCCCCCCAAAGCCTTACCAAGGGCTTCGCCAAACAGGGCACCAAATTCTTCGCCCTTGAAGGCCTCAATATCAAGGTCGACATATTCTGCAATATCCGGAGCCTCATGTGTCACTACGATGATTCCCGCGTCACGAGCCTTCTTTATGGTAGGAATCAAGGACTTTGGATCATTCGGAACGATACAGATAGCATCCACATTCTGGGCAATCAGATTCTCCATAATGGATATCTGTAAAGAGGGATCACCGGAAGCAGGAACCTGTACATACACATTCATGCCGGTATCCTTTTTCAGCTGTTCGATACCCAAAGCCATGTCGTCAAACCACGGATCGCTCTGCTTAACAATCATTACAACGGTCTTCGTGGTACCGTCTCCGGCAGCACCGGCCGCCTCACCAGTGCCCTGAGCAAAGACATTGCCCACAGCAAGAGCAACCAAGAAGCACATACAAAGAATCTTTTTCACAACACTTCTCCTTTGGTTTTCAAAACCATATCATTTGTTATTATTTTTACGTATTTTTGTTAATAAATTTTCTTATACATCCATATTTATCCCCAAAAAATGGATTTGTCAATAAAGAAAAGCGGAGGAACATGGATAATCATGTAATTATTGTCACAAAACTATTTATGCAGAATCACACGATGATAAGATTAACATCAAGATCTTCGAGATATTTTCTATACTCATCAGGAATACCGGTATCGGTAATGATGATGTCGAAGGCTTCGGGCTCGGCAAAATAATATGGTCTGACAAAATCGAACTTGCTGGAATCGATCATAAGGATCTTCTCCTGACTCGACTCCAATGCCGTTTGCTTAATAATGGGTTCCCCTTCATTCGAACAGGTAATTCCCAGCTGACTGCTAAATCCCGTTGCACCGATAAACGCTTTATTGGCACGGAACTGCCTAATTTGCTGTATCCCTTCGGGAGAATCAAACAACATGGTGTTCTCATGATAATGTCCACCGGCAAGGACCTTCTTGCACTGCTTCTTTTCGAGAATCGAAAACAGAACATTAAGGGTATAACACAGTACGGTAAGCTCGATATTGTCGGGAAGAAACTTTGCAAGAAACTCCGTTGTTGTTCCTGAATCTATGATGATGGAATCATGGGGACAGACCAACTCCGCCGCCTTTCTCCCAATTTGTATCTTGGCATTTCGATTAAGACACGACTCTGATAAAAGTGAATAAGATGAGTTTCTATCAACGGTACTTGCATCGTTGATGATTGCACCGCCGGGAACCTGCTTGATAATCCGATTTTCCTGAAGCTTTTCAAGATCACGCCGGATCGTCATTGAAGAAACACGAAGACGGGCAGCAAGTTCCTGAATACTGAGGAACTGCCCATCCTTTAAAAGAGATACTATCTCAACGGCTCTCTGATTCTGTTTTCCCATTCTTGTCATTCCATATACCTCAAGAATGTGAATATATTAACATATTATCAAAATAAATCTACATCTTGAAATTTTTTATACAAAGTAATGAACCTTTCATAGCTTGCATCCATTGCAGGAAACCAATCCTGCTCGGGATCAATCACCCTATCAATGGAAACAGATTGAGAAACCGCTTCCGCATAATCGGAAAACCATCCACTTCCAACACCCGCAATCATGGCAGCACCCAAGGCCGTGCACTCCTGGCAAACAGGTATCGACAAAGGCCGATGAATTTTTGTCGCTATCATACGACTCCAAAAATCAGAGAAAAAACATCCACCAGTCACATGTATGGGCTTCCCATTGTCGAAAAAGAGACCAAGCTTCATGCGTATCTCGTCAGCGGTTCCTTCCATGACGGCTTTTGCAAGATCCTCTGCAGTGGAACCTGAGCGAATACCCCAGAATACGCCCGTCGAATGATCGGAAGTGCCATACTCGGCCTGTCCCGCCAGGAACGGAAAGAACAACACATCGGTGCCGTCCCTTTCGTTTTCCAACACGGCATCGATTTCCGATAGCTTTTCACTGCCGATGATCTTCCGGAGCCAGGCATAACCGTTTCCGGCAGAAAGCAAAAGCGTCTCATAATCCCAGCTCCTTGCAAAGACATGTCCTCCGATTATCACCCCTTTCTTCGCTGCCGGAAGATTTTTTTGCAAAGAAACGATGGCTCCCCCGGTCCCAAGGCTCATATGGATATCATGTTCGGATAGGGTCCCGGTCCCGAGTGCCGCACATTGCTGGTCGCCTCCTCCGAGGAAAATGGGAGTTCCTGCGGTAAGCCCCGTTGCCTCGGCAGCAGATGCCGAAACAGCACCGATACATATCCCCGACTGTTCAATCCTCGGTAATTGCGCCTTGGTAATCCCTATATGATCCAAGATCGTGTCTGCCCAGTCAAATGATCTGATATCCATCATACCATTCATGGTTAGGGCAGAGGGAGCGGTGGCAAAGAGATCGGCTCCAAGCATATGTCCGATCCACTCCTGTTCATTACAAAAGGCAAAGACGGCCTCCGGCTTGGGATACGAATGAATGAACCACCGTATCTTCGATGCCGTCCAAAGAAAAGAGGGAAGATAACCTACCATCTCTGCGTGGACATCGTCATCGATCTCACGAGCAAGAGCCTCAGCCTCCTGCTTTGCCCGCATATCGGACCAGACGATCGCATTTGTGAGGGGGCGGAACCGGCTGTCGACGGGAATAAATGAGCCCCTTTGGCTGGCCATACTCACTCCCCGGATCTCCTCGACATCCACGGCTTCCCGCAAGGCTTGCCGTATGGCGCCACAGACCCCATTCCAGATTTCATCGGGAACCTGCTCCTCATATCCCGCCCGCGGGTAGATTCTGGAATAGGAAAAAGAACCGATGGACATAACCTTACCTGAGTCGCATAGAAGCAAAGCAGTAGTTCCGCTTGTACCAATATCAATTCCTAAAAAGCTCATTTGGACCTCATTTCATTTCCAGGAGTAGAAATATAGTATAACATCACCAATAACGATTCAACAAACAGAAGCCGCCAAGGCACGAGGTTAAACGTGGTATATTTTCATGTTATGCCACAGATGAAGAAGAAAGGAGATGGCCATGCAAACCAACATTTTGTTACTTGGAGACCCGAGGTTACGGAAAAAAGCGACCACTGCCTCCCTTCCGGCTGATACACAGCTTCGTAGAGAAGATGAGCGTTTACAAAAGGCCCTCGAAGCGTTCAGGGCCGAAAAAGGGTTCGGCAGAGCCATTGCCGCCCCTCAGATCGGAATCTCAAAGCGCGTCATTGCATTGCACCTCGATGGAAAGACCTTCTCGATCTTTAATCCCGTCATCACCAGCCATTCGGAGGAGACATTTTTGCTTTGGGACGACTGTATGTCCTTCCCCGATCTTCTTGTGAAGGTCCGACGGTATACATCGATCAGCATCGTATACCAGGATGCATTGGGCCGGGAACATCGATGGGAAAAACCTGACCGCTCCCTGTCGGAATTATTACAACATGAAATCGATCACTTAGATGGTATCCTGGCGATCGATCGGGCCATAGACCGAAAAAGCATCATCTACCGATCTGTATTTGAAGAGACCACCCCCTACTTTGTCCGGCAGGTTGACTGAAAGACGACAGAGAATAGTATAAGACCATGTATGCGAAGAATACGTATTTGTGTCATTAATAATCACAATTGTATTCCCAAAATCGTCAACATCAGTACTTTTTACATCCTCTCGCTGAACCTGATTTTGTGCTTGTACAAATGTGGATAAAAAAAAAGATTAAAATTACTAAACCTTGGGTGGACAGAACTTTCATGCTATCTCCCTTACCAATGAAACTATATCTGAGCCCATAATTTATTCTGTGTATAGGTGATATTCCCCTTCTATTCGTTTAATAGCTCCACCGCCAAACAGTACCCTTTGATTTTTATTACTGTCCTCTTTCCTTTGTAATTGTATAAGATTAAAGCGTTCCATCGAATTATTCTGCTCAAGCCTCAACATTCCTTTGTCCCACATGTTATTGCTCATCAGATAGTAGCCCAAAGCAGAATTTCCAGATCCTGTAGCAGGGTCTTCCAAATAGCCGAACCTTGGCGCAAAGACTCTCACGCGGTAGTCATTTTCCATTTTTGCCGTTTCTTTTGTGAAGACCTCAATAATATCTATTTCGTTGTCCACACAAAATTCACTTAACTGATTAACATCTGGTTCAATCCTGATAATTGTTTCCAGTGATAGTATTGGAACAATTAACGTACGAAGCCCGGCGTCAATGAGTTTGATCGGCAATTGAGAATACACACTATCGTTACTTATATGTAAACTTGCCGATACCTCTTCAATTGTTGGTAATCCAGCAAATTCTTTTGGAGATGGGGACATGATAAATACAGCATCATTGCTCTTAATTCTATTCTCAACATCCAGTTCTCCATTATTGGTTATGATCTTTATTGTATCTTTATCTATTAAAGACTGTTCTGTTTTAAACAGTTCATACATAAGCGCGATGGTCGCGTGTCCGCAAAAATTAACTTCTCTTTCCGATGAATAATATCGTAATCCATATTTCTCTTCTTCAATTTTATGTATATAGCCTACTTCACTTACAAAACCTTTTAGTTCCTTTGCTAGCTTTTGCATTTGACTTTCATTAATATCCTGTTTTGCAGTCAACCAAATCGTACCGGCAGGATTACCGTCGGAATATTCCGTTGCAAATGCATCCATCTTTTTAAATTTGTAACTCCTTTTATGCATCCCAATCCTCCTTGATTATTAAGACACCGCTAGGCGATTTGATATCCCCTTGAAAATGGACAGACCGACCGACACGTATAGCATTTGATCCTCCATTCACCGCCTTCCGCCGGTTCTCCGAAGGCAAAATTCCAACACTTCTTTTGATCCATAAATGCACTTCCGTCCAGAGCATTGGCAGGACAGGCCTCTATGCATAATCGGCAGGAACTATTGCATGGAGAATAGGTCATTACCTCATCAGGAGCTAAGAGGGCATCGGTCAGAACTGCTCCCAGCCAAACCATGTTTCCAAACTTGGGAGTTAGTAAAAGGGTATTCTTGCCGATCACGCCAAGCCCAGCCTGATAGGCTGCGTTTTTCAATGAGATGAGTCCTACAACCCTATTAAGACTGGAATCATAATTGCAAGGCTCAATGGCACCCGTGGGAACCGCCCTTACACCTGCAGATTCCAGAAAATAGGATAACTCTACGGTTTTTATATCTATGAAGCTGCTTAACTGGTTTCTGATAATTGTATACGGGATGGACGAATCTATGGTAGTGGTGCTGTTCAGAAACTTTTTCGCCACAACAATTACGGAACGACATCCTTCCATAATGTGCGCAGGATCACTCTTTTGAGAAACTCCTGAAAAGCGTTCGACAGGAGCAATCCCACAAAGGTCGAACCCAAGTTCACCGGCACGTTCTTTAATCGTTTCTGCTGTAATCATAAAAGACTTCTCCCTTTTCAGGATATCATAGAATACAATGGGCATCGACATGTACGCAGAGATAGGGATAAACTGATTATTACTTGCACAATATGGGAAAGGAGAAGAGGCCATGTTACAGGTACATGAGGCATTTATTGCACATGCTCTTGCATACTTTCAGCGTGATGAAAGGATTGTCGGCCTTGCCTGTGCCGGATCCTTCATCACAAAAACCATGGATGAATTTTCCGACATTGATTTCGTCGTCGCCGTCGAACCAGATCGTTATGAGCAGGTCATGGCCGAGAGATTCGGCATGGTGGAACATCTGGGAACTCTGCTCTCGGCCTTTACCGGAGATCACGTCGGTGAGCCACGGGTCCTTATCTGCTTATATGACAATCCCCTGCTCCATGTCGATGTGAAATTTGTCTCTCTTGATGATATTGCGCACCGAGTCGAAAATTTCAGCATCTTGTGGGAACGAAGCGGGCGAATATCCGCTAAACTCAAAGAGGAACCGGCAAAGTTTCCACTTCCCGACCTCCAATGGATCGAAGAGAGATTTTGGGTTTGGATCCATTACGGGGCGACAAAGATCGGGCGCGGTGAAATCTTTGAAACAATAGAGTTTATTTCATTTTTGCGTCAGAGTGTTATTGGCCCTCTCATTCTGCAAAAGGAGGGAAAGCAGCCGAAAGGCGTACGAAAGATCGAGTATGACGCACCAAAATATCTTGATAGACTCAAGGCGACGGTTGCCAGTTACGACAAAGGATCGTGCTATTCAGCAATAAAGATGCTCATCGAGCTCTATAAAGAGCTGCGAGAGGTGCACAAATTCGAAAGCTCCCGGTATAATACACAGGCTGAAAAAGCCGCTGTGGCATACTTGGACGATGTCGCAAAGAAGTATCGATGAGTCGTAACAGAAAAGTAGAGACAATAATACGCTTTGGCGATCCCCGGCTTCGTGTCCTTTGTTCGGAGGTCGCGGTGTTTCACAAGGGATTGCATGATAAAATTGATTGCATAGCCCGGACGCTACACCAACATGGAGGCGGAGCAGCTCTCGCGGCTCCTCAAATTGCACTGCTTAAACAGATTGTCGTTATCGATTATCTTGGTGAATACTATGAATTGATCAATCCGCAGATAGTCGAGGCTTCGGGGAGCTCTATTGATTACGAAGGCTGCCTTTCACTACCGGGCTTTTGGGGACAGGTCGAACGTCATCAGCGTATCAAGGTCAGCTATCAAGATCGATTCGGAGAGGTTTATAGCGTTGAAGCACATGATCGAATGGCACGCTGCTTCCAGCATGAAATCGATCATCTGAGCGGGGTTTTATTTATAGATCGGATGAGCGATGAATATGTGTTCAACGATGATACGAAAGAACGCCTTCCGGTAGCATACCTGCGCAATGCATCAAGACCTTAATGTATGGATAAAAGCCGTTCAGGCCAGGACGAAGAAGTAGTATGCTGAAAGACTCTATCCATCGTCAGCTTTTTGCCAACCGTTCGTTGAATCTACTCTACCGAGATATTGCCGGTATCGCCAGGCTGGACGCCGACTTTGTATCAGAGCTGCTGGCCCGTAAGGCTTCCGGCAAAGGACCGACGGAGGCTGAACTCGACGAGGCGGTTGA
Coding sequences:
- a CDS encoding autoinducer 2 ABC transporter substrate-binding protein, producing the protein MKKILCMCFLVALAVGNVFAQGTGEAAGAAGDGTTKTVVMIVKQSDPWFDDMALGIEQLKKDTGMNVYVQVPASGDPSLQISIMENLIAQNVDAICIVPNDPKSLIPTIKKARDAGIIVVTHEAPDIAEYVDLDIEAFKGEEFGALFGEALGKALGGKGQYAGFVGGLTMTTHMEWYAAATQKIASDYPGMQNISKEPYEDSNSIDTAYSKTVEILKAYPNIKGFFDCSAHGVGISQALKDKGRTDLKVVSLAVPSMSSNYIKDGSMSTGFAWRPADAGYATAAAALMLINQETIGTGTDLHATGYENVTREGNIAYGFAPLEFTPENVDNYNF
- a CDS encoding DeoR/GlpR family DNA-binding transcription regulator → MTRMGKQNQRAVEIVSLLKDGQFLSIQELAARLRVSSMTIRRDLEKLQENRIIKQVPGGAIINDASTVDRNSSYSLLSESCLNRNAKIQIGRKAAELVCPHDSIIIDSGTTTEFLAKFLPDNIELTVLCYTLNVLFSILEKKQCKKVLAGGHYHENTMLFDSPEGIQQIRQFRANKAFIGATGFSSQLGITCSNEGEPIIKQTALESSQEKILMIDSSKFDFVRPYYFAEPEAFDIIITDTGIPDEYRKYLEDLDVNLIIV
- a CDS encoding FGGY-family carbohydrate kinase — translated: MSFLGIDIGTSGTTALLLCDSGKVMSIGSFSYSRIYPRAGYEEQVPDEIWNGVCGAIRQALREAVDVEEIRGVSMASQRGSFIPVDSRFRPLTNAIVWSDMRAKQEAEALAREIDDDVHAEMVGYLPSFLWTASKIRWFIHSYPKPEAVFAFCNEQEWIGHMLGADLFATAPSALTMNGMMDIRSFDWADTILDHIGITKAQLPRIEQSGICIGAVSASAAEATGLTAGTPIFLGGGDQQCAALGTGTLSEHDIHMSLGTGGAIVSLQKNLPAAKKGVIIGGHVFARSWDYETLLLSAGNGYAWLRKIIGSEKLSEIDAVLENERDGTDVLFFPFLAGQAEYGTSDHSTGVFWGIRSGSTAEDLAKAVMEGTADEIRMKLGLFFDNGKPIHVTGGCFFSDFWSRMIATKIHRPLSIPVCQECTALGAAMIAGVGSGWFSDYAEAVSQSVSIDRVIDPEQDWFPAMDASYERFITLYKKFQDVDLF
- a CDS encoding peptide deformylase, which codes for MQTNILLLGDPRLRKKATTASLPADTQLRREDERLQKALEAFRAEKGFGRAIAAPQIGISKRVIALHLDGKTFSIFNPVITSHSEETFLLWDDCMSFPDLLVKVRRYTSISIVYQDALGREHRWEKPDRSLSELLQHEIDHLDGILAIDRAIDRKSIIYRSVFEETTPYFVRQVD
- a CDS encoding PhzF family phenazine biosynthesis protein, with product MHKRSYKFKKMDAFATEYSDGNPAGTIWLTAKQDINESQMQKLAKELKGFVSEVGYIHKIEEEKYGLRYYSSEREVNFCGHATIALMYELFKTEQSLIDKDTIKIITNNGELDVENRIKSNDAVFIMSPSPKEFAGLPTIEEVSASLHISNDSVYSQLPIKLIDAGLRTLIVPILSLETIIRIEPDVNQLSEFCVDNEIDIIEVFTKETAKMENDYRVRVFAPRFGYLEDPATGSGNSALGYYLMSNNMWDKGMLRLEQNNSMERFNLIQLQRKEDSNKNQRVLFGGGAIKRIEGEYHLYTE
- a CDS encoding epoxyqueuosine reductase; its protein translation is MITAETIKERAGELGFDLCGIAPVERFSGVSQKSDPAHIMEGCRSVIVVAKKFLNSTTTIDSSIPYTIIRNQLSSFIDIKTVELSYFLESAGVRAVPTGAIEPCNYDSSLNRVVGLISLKNAAYQAGLGVIGKNTLLLTPKFGNMVWLGAVLTDALLAPDEVMTYSPCNSSCRLCIEACPANALDGSAFMDQKKCWNFAFGEPAEGGEWRIKCYTCRSVCPFSRGYQIA
- a CDS encoding nucleotidyltransferase domain-containing protein; its protein translation is MLQVHEAFIAHALAYFQRDERIVGLACAGSFITKTMDEFSDIDFVVAVEPDRYEQVMAERFGMVEHLGTLLSAFTGDHVGEPRVLICLYDNPLLHVDVKFVSLDDIAHRVENFSILWERSGRISAKLKEEPAKFPLPDLQWIEERFWVWIHYGATKIGRGEIFETIEFISFLRQSVIGPLILQKEGKQPKGVRKIEYDAPKYLDRLKATVASYDKGSCYSAIKMLIELYKELREVHKFESSRYNTQAEKAAVAYLDDVAKKYR
- the def gene encoding peptide deformylase: MSRNRKVETIIRFGDPRLRVLCSEVAVFHKGLHDKIDCIARTLHQHGGGAALAAPQIALLKQIVVIDYLGEYYELINPQIVEASGSSIDYEGCLSLPGFWGQVERHQRIKVSYQDRFGEVYSVEAHDRMARCFQHEIDHLSGVLFIDRMSDEYVFNDDTKERLPVAYLRNASRP